A part of Larkinella insperata genomic DNA contains:
- a CDS encoding AraC family transcriptional regulator: MEDYNKIIESLGVKFIKARNIRILQPITIKNYYDVENTLTVLYNGEVSFGEEKVKVDVGDMLFIPGGKHVTVTYGDASQPKTVTNEEFMIHREQYFEANRDPQKIANMPNSFGYVSFEAKVFDSVNFFNSLDVPPFIIKREDSLVQTINQILAEDMLETAGKGRIIKIKTEEIVIEVIRYILKNRLFVEQLVTNSTYFKDPRLIDIFAYIKDNLGGDLSNKVLANVANVSEDYVGQYFKMLTGINPQDYIEYQRMESAVGLLRTSKKSIRAIGAEVGYKDTAYFCRRFKMMFGIPAGKMRRRESLMNV; the protein is encoded by the coding sequence ATGGAAGACTATAATAAAATAATCGAATCGCTGGGTGTGAAGTTCATCAAGGCTCGCAACATCCGCATTTTACAACCCATAACCATCAAAAACTATTACGACGTTGAGAATACACTAACCGTTCTTTACAACGGCGAAGTATCGTTCGGCGAAGAAAAAGTGAAGGTAGACGTGGGTGATATGTTGTTCATTCCGGGCGGCAAGCACGTAACCGTAACTTACGGAGATGCGTCGCAGCCTAAAACGGTCACGAACGAGGAGTTCATGATTCACCGAGAACAGTATTTCGAAGCCAACCGTGATCCGCAGAAAATCGCGAACATGCCCAATTCGTTCGGGTACGTATCCTTCGAAGCGAAAGTATTCGACTCGGTGAACTTCTTCAACTCACTGGACGTGCCGCCGTTTATTATCAAACGGGAAGATTCGCTGGTGCAGACCATCAACCAGATTCTGGCGGAAGATATGCTGGAGACAGCGGGTAAAGGACGGATCATCAAAATCAAAACCGAGGAAATCGTTATTGAAGTCATTCGTTACATTTTGAAAAACCGTCTGTTCGTTGAGCAGCTGGTGACCAATAGTACGTACTTCAAAGATCCCCGTCTGATCGACATCTTCGCCTACATCAAAGATAACCTCGGCGGTGACCTGTCGAACAAGGTGCTGGCCAACGTTGCCAACGTTTCGGAAGATTACGTCGGTCAGTACTTCAAAATGCTGACGGGAATCAATCCGCAGGACTATATCGAATACCAGCGGATGGAATCCGCCGTGGGCCTGCTCCGCACGTCGAAGAAAAGCATCCGGGCAATCGGAGCCGAAGTCGGTTACAAAGACACGGCTTATTTCTGCCGCCGGTTCAAGATGATGTTCGGCATTCCGGCCGGTAAAATGCGCCGTCGGGAGTCGCTGATGAACGTTTAA
- a CDS encoding DMT family transporter, translating into MVLLIITLTTVAIVVRIVSSPLSNVFQKQLTQRSAEPLFVSSATYGFLSLLTIPFWAKLDLDSLPHEFWWNVLLFNAIGVLGNVLLIKAIQTGELSVLGPVNAYKSVVSIVFGMLLLNEIPSWMGAVGVALIVAGSYVVLGSGKGGRGFSLDILKQPEIQFRLIALVCSAIEAVFIKRAMLLSSAMTTFVLWCVLGFLFSFGWIIMTLRRRLKEQIRVFSAQKGTCAALFVSTGCMQFSTNVAFDGMQVGYVLALFQTSALLNVLFGYQFFKEKNIVQKLVGAAIMVTGAALIVIFT; encoded by the coding sequence ATGGTATTACTTATCATCACCCTGACCACCGTTGCCATTGTTGTCCGCATCGTCTCAAGTCCTTTATCGAACGTTTTTCAGAAGCAGCTCACGCAACGCTCGGCGGAACCGTTGTTTGTTTCCTCGGCAACGTACGGTTTTTTGAGTCTTTTAACCATTCCCTTCTGGGCCAAATTAGACCTGGACAGCCTGCCCCACGAGTTCTGGTGGAACGTCCTTCTTTTTAACGCAATCGGTGTGTTGGGCAATGTACTCCTGATCAAAGCCATCCAAACGGGCGAACTGTCCGTGCTGGGACCGGTTAACGCCTATAAATCCGTCGTGAGCATCGTATTTGGTATGCTGTTGCTGAACGAAATTCCGAGTTGGATGGGGGCGGTGGGGGTGGCGCTGATTGTGGCCGGGAGCTATGTGGTGCTGGGGTCCGGGAAAGGGGGCCGCGGGTTTTCACTGGATATTTTGAAACAACCGGAAATTCAGTTCCGGCTGATCGCGCTGGTCTGCTCGGCCATCGAAGCGGTGTTTATCAAACGCGCCATGCTGCTGTCGTCGGCCATGACCACGTTTGTGCTCTGGTGCGTGCTTGGTTTTCTGTTTTCCTTCGGCTGGATCATCATGACACTGCGCCGTCGCCTGAAGGAACAGATTCGGGTGTTTTCGGCGCAGAAAGGGACCTGCGCGGCCCTGTTTGTTTCAACGGGTTGTATGCAATTTTCCACCAACGTCGCGTTTGACGGAATGCAGGTTGGTTACGTGCTGGCGCTGTTTCAAACCTCGGCCCTGCTGAACGTGCTGTTTGGCTATCAGTTTTTCAAGGAAAAAAATATTGTTCAGAAGCTCGTCGGTGCCGCTATTATGGTAACCGGTGCTGCGCTAATCGTGATCTTTACGTAA
- a CDS encoding acyl-CoA dehydrogenase, whose product MTSSTLELSGLNFNLTEEHEAVREAARDFAQTELLPGVIERDNLAKFPAEQVRRMGELGFLGMMVAPEYGGGGMDTVSYVIAMEELSKVDASCSVIMSVNNSLVCWGLEKFGSEEQKQKYLTRLVTGETIGAFCLSEPEAGSDATSQHTTAIDEGDHYLLNGTKNWITNGNSAGVYLVMAQTDAEKKHRGISCLIVEKGQDGFAVGKKEDKMGIRASDTHSLMFTDVKVPKENRIGDDGFGFKFAMSTLNGGRIGIAAQALGIAAGAYELALAYSQERQAFGKKIFDHQAIQFKLAEMATKIEAARLLVYKAARLKDEQKDFVQAAAMAKLFASEVAMWATTEAVQIHGGYGYVKEYHVERLMRDAKITQIYEGTSEIQKLVIARELVK is encoded by the coding sequence ATGACGTCGTCCACACTGGAATTATCAGGTCTGAACTTTAACCTTACCGAAGAGCATGAGGCCGTGCGCGAAGCCGCGCGGGATTTTGCGCAAACCGAACTGCTGCCCGGCGTAATCGAGCGCGACAATCTGGCTAAATTTCCGGCCGAGCAGGTCCGGCGCATGGGCGAACTGGGCTTTCTGGGCATGATGGTAGCACCCGAGTACGGCGGGGGCGGCATGGATACCGTCTCGTACGTAATTGCGATGGAAGAACTTTCCAAAGTCGATGCCTCCTGTTCGGTTATTATGTCGGTCAACAACTCGCTGGTTTGTTGGGGGCTGGAGAAATTTGGTAGCGAAGAGCAAAAACAGAAGTACCTGACCCGGCTGGTCACGGGCGAGACCATTGGGGCCTTCTGCCTGTCGGAGCCGGAAGCGGGTTCGGATGCGACATCGCAACACACGACGGCCATCGACGAGGGCGACCATTATCTGCTGAACGGAACCAAGAACTGGATTACCAACGGCAATTCGGCGGGCGTCTACCTCGTTATGGCGCAAACCGACGCCGAAAAAAAACACCGGGGCATCAGTTGCCTGATCGTTGAAAAAGGGCAGGACGGCTTTGCGGTTGGCAAAAAGGAAGACAAGATGGGCATTCGGGCGTCTGACACCCACTCGCTGATGTTTACCGACGTAAAGGTGCCGAAAGAAAACCGCATCGGCGACGACGGTTTTGGTTTCAAGTTCGCGATGTCTACGCTGAACGGGGGCCGGATCGGTATTGCGGCTCAGGCGCTGGGGATTGCCGCCGGGGCTTACGAACTGGCTTTAGCGTATTCGCAGGAACGGCAGGCCTTCGGAAAAAAAATTTTTGATCACCAGGCCATTCAGTTCAAGCTGGCCGAAATGGCTACCAAAATTGAAGCCGCCCGGCTGCTGGTGTACAAAGCCGCCCGGTTGAAAGACGAACAAAAAGATTTTGTGCAGGCTGCGGCCATGGCTAAATTATTTGCGTCGGAGGTCGCTATGTGGGCAACTACAGAAGCCGTTCAGATTCACGGGGGATACGGATACGTAAAAGAATATCACGTGGAGCGATTAATGCGGGATGCGAAGATTACGCAGATTTATGAAGGTACGTCGGAAATCCAAAAATTAGTTATCGCCCGGGAGCTTGTTAAATAG
- a CDS encoding NADPH:quinone oxidoreductase family protein produces MRALLCRQYGPPEHLTLEETESPKAANGKLVIEVKACGVNFPDTLMIQGRYQVKPPFPFSPGGEVAGIVKEVGAGITHLKPGDRVFALTGFGGFAEETLADGHKTFPLPDGMEYGTAAALMYTYGTSYHALKDRANLRAGETLLVLGAAGGIGLAAVELGRMMGARVIAAASTDEKLALCRQAGASDVINYSRDDLRERLREITGGQGVDVVCDPVGGDLTEAALRSVSWQGRYLVVGFAAGQIPSIPLNLPLLKGCSVVGVFWGAFAEKQRADNGNNVQQLLTFYQQGHIRPHIQVQYPLEKASQALREMMNRQVLGKVVITP; encoded by the coding sequence ATGAGAGCCCTTCTTTGTCGCCAGTATGGCCCGCCCGAACATCTAACGCTTGAAGAAACTGAGTCGCCGAAAGCCGCTAACGGCAAGCTGGTGATTGAGGTCAAAGCCTGTGGGGTCAATTTTCCGGATACCCTGATGATTCAGGGCAGGTACCAGGTCAAGCCGCCGTTTCCGTTTTCGCCCGGGGGCGAAGTGGCCGGCATCGTGAAAGAAGTGGGCGCGGGTATTACGCACCTGAAACCCGGTGACCGGGTGTTTGCGCTCACCGGTTTTGGCGGTTTTGCCGAAGAAACGCTGGCCGACGGGCACAAGACTTTTCCGCTGCCGGACGGTATGGAGTATGGGACGGCGGCCGCCCTGATGTATACCTACGGGACCTCGTACCACGCCCTGAAAGACCGCGCCAATCTGCGAGCGGGCGAAACCCTGCTGGTGCTGGGAGCCGCCGGGGGCATTGGGCTGGCTGCGGTCGAACTGGGCCGGATGATGGGCGCCCGGGTGATTGCTGCGGCTTCAACCGACGAGAAACTGGCACTTTGTCGGCAGGCGGGGGCCAGCGATGTGATTAATTACAGCCGCGACGATCTGCGCGAACGGCTCAGGGAAATAACCGGCGGGCAGGGCGTCGATGTGGTTTGCGATCCCGTTGGCGGTGACCTGACCGAAGCCGCCCTCCGTTCCGTCAGTTGGCAGGGACGATATCTGGTGGTGGGGTTTGCGGCTGGACAAATCCCGTCGATTCCGCTTAATCTGCCGTTGCTGAAAGGCTGCTCGGTGGTGGGAGTGTTCTGGGGGGCGTTTGCCGAAAAGCAACGCGCCGACAATGGAAATAATGTTCAGCAATTGCTGACGTTTTATCAACAGGGGCACATCCGGCCGCACATTCAGGTGCAGTACCCGCTTGAAAAAGCCTCGCAGGCCCTGCGCGAAATGATGAATCGGCAAGTGCTGGGCAAAGTGGTCATTACGCCCTGA
- a CDS encoding ArnT family glycosyltransferase → MPRIPSRFIPVLIILVGAFFYFPFLGRVHLFDWDEINFAESAREMIETGNYTRVQINFQPFWEKPPLFFWLQVLAMKLFGIGEFAARLPNAVVGIITLLVLYSIGKKMVDERFGVLWALAYFGSLTPHLYFKSGIIDPTFNLFIFLSVWFMARAVAAYGTARATGQTVLSGLFVGLAVLTKGPVGGLLLGLTFLVYWALQRFRPILSVRNGLAFFGCALAVASVWFGLELIKNGWWFFEEFIRYQIRLFSTPDAGHQQPFYYHFVVVLLGCFPMSLLAIRGFLPSATHGQTEQTVFFRRWMVILFWVVMILFSIVKTKIVHYSSMAWFPVSYLAATVLYGYLKGQLSWNRWLTGGIAIIGGVLGLLIAALPLVGMNAAALIPHIKDRFAAANLTAPVEWAGWEWIIGAAYGLAIAAILWFRRSQPLRSIVGLFMATPLLLWLVLPTIVPKIERYTQGAVIDFYEAKQGQDVYIEPIGYKSYAHLFYFRKKPPTNPNSYREDWLINGPVDKPAFFVTRNINIDQFRYNPNLEIIQEEAGFVFLRRKPVFK, encoded by the coding sequence ATGCCCCGAATTCCGTCGCGCTTTATTCCCGTATTGATTATTCTGGTTGGCGCCTTTTTTTACTTCCCGTTTTTGGGCCGCGTTCACCTGTTCGATTGGGACGAAATCAATTTTGCGGAGTCGGCGCGGGAAATGATCGAAACGGGCAACTACACCCGTGTGCAAATCAACTTTCAGCCTTTCTGGGAAAAACCGCCCTTGTTTTTCTGGCTGCAGGTGCTGGCGATGAAGCTGTTCGGAATTGGCGAGTTTGCGGCTAGGCTGCCAAACGCGGTGGTCGGTATTATTACCCTGCTGGTGCTCTATTCGATTGGTAAAAAAATGGTCGACGAGCGGTTTGGGGTGCTGTGGGCGCTGGCTTATTTCGGTTCCCTGACGCCCCACCTGTATTTCAAATCCGGTATCATCGACCCGACGTTTAACCTGTTTATCTTCCTGAGTGTCTGGTTTATGGCGCGGGCGGTAGCGGCTTACGGTACTGCCCGAGCAACCGGCCAGACGGTCTTGTCGGGCCTGTTTGTCGGGCTGGCGGTGCTGACCAAAGGGCCCGTGGGCGGTTTACTGCTCGGGCTGACCTTTTTGGTGTACTGGGCGCTTCAACGGTTTCGCCCGATTCTCAGCGTCCGGAACGGGCTGGCTTTTTTCGGTTGTGCCCTGGCGGTGGCTTCGGTCTGGTTTGGTCTGGAACTGATCAAAAACGGCTGGTGGTTTTTTGAGGAATTTATTCGCTACCAGATCCGGCTTTTCTCGACGCCCGACGCGGGGCATCAGCAGCCGTTTTACTACCATTTTGTGGTTGTTCTGCTGGGCTGTTTTCCTATGTCGCTGCTGGCCATTCGCGGTTTTCTTCCGAGTGCAACCCACGGACAAACCGAGCAAACGGTTTTTTTCCGGCGCTGGATGGTCATTTTGTTCTGGGTGGTGATGATTCTCTTTTCCATCGTCAAAACCAAGATCGTGCATTACTCGTCGATGGCCTGGTTTCCGGTTTCGTACCTGGCCGCAACGGTTTTGTACGGCTATCTGAAGGGGCAATTGAGCTGGAACCGCTGGCTGACAGGCGGTATTGCCATCATCGGGGGTGTGCTGGGCCTGCTGATTGCCGCCCTGCCGCTGGTGGGGATGAATGCCGCGGCCCTCATCCCGCACATCAAAGACCGCTTTGCGGCTGCCAACCTGACCGCACCGGTAGAGTGGGCGGGGTGGGAGTGGATCATCGGAGCGGCTTACGGTCTGGCAATTGCCGCAATTCTGTGGTTTCGGCGGTCGCAACCCCTCCGGAGCATCGTAGGTTTATTTATGGCTACACCGTTGCTGCTGTGGTTGGTGTTGCCGACGATTGTTCCCAAAATTGAACGGTATACCCAGGGCGCCGTTATCGACTTTTACGAAGCCAAACAGGGCCAGGATGTGTATATTGAACCCATCGGCTATAAAAGTTACGCCCACCTGTTCTATTTCCGGAAAAAACCGCCGACCAACCCCAACAGCTACCGCGAAGACTGGCTGATCAATGGCCCGGTTGACAAACCCGCTTTTTTTGTCACCCGCAACATCAACATCGATCAGTTTCGCTACAATCCGAATCTGGAGATTATTCAGGAGGAAGCCGGTTTTGTCTTTCTTCGCCGGAAGCCGGTTTTCAAGTGA
- a CDS encoding polysaccharide deacetylase family protein codes for MLRFGLLISFCFLISSVWAQKKIAITVDDLPGVTQFYRSPNGKTEMNQRLIRHFTTHRVPAIGFVVSQWLYGNDGLDPKQVNVLKIWLDAGLELGNHTFSHKDYTVISIPEYQDEVVRGEQITKQLVEQRGQPFRFFRHPFLRKGETPAKKDSLEQFLARRNYREAPVTVDNYDFMFSQAYDNALLKGDTATAAAVGRQYLDYMTDYVRYYEAQSDSLFGRPIPQVLLTHANTINAAYMGALLDRLAGRGYTFVSLDEALKDDAYRSADRYIGKGGISWIHRWALTRGKKGAFFKGEPEVPASITQLAEEK; via the coding sequence ATGCTTCGCTTCGGGCTTCTGATCAGCTTTTGCTTCCTCATTTCTTCTGTCTGGGCACAGAAAAAAATAGCCATCACCGTCGACGACCTGCCGGGCGTTACGCAGTTTTACCGCTCCCCCAACGGCAAGACTGAGATGAATCAACGGCTCATCCGGCATTTTACCACCCACCGCGTCCCGGCCATCGGTTTCGTGGTTTCGCAGTGGCTATACGGCAACGATGGCCTGGACCCGAAGCAGGTCAATGTACTAAAAATCTGGCTTGATGCCGGGCTGGAACTCGGAAATCACACCTTTTCCCACAAAGACTACACCGTGATCAGCATTCCGGAGTATCAGGATGAGGTGGTGCGCGGGGAGCAAATCACCAAACAACTCGTCGAACAGCGGGGCCAACCGTTTCGTTTCTTCCGGCATCCGTTCCTGCGCAAAGGCGAAACACCCGCCAAAAAAGACTCCCTGGAACAGTTTCTGGCCCGGCGAAACTACCGCGAAGCGCCCGTAACGGTCGATAATTACGATTTTATGTTTTCGCAGGCCTACGACAACGCGCTTCTGAAAGGAGACACCGCGACGGCGGCTGCGGTGGGGCGGCAGTATCTGGATTACATGACGGATTATGTACGGTATTACGAAGCGCAGTCGGACTCGCTTTTTGGCCGACCGATTCCGCAGGTGCTGCTGACGCACGCCAACACGATCAACGCGGCTTACATGGGCGCGTTGCTGGATCGACTGGCGGGGCGGGGTTACACGTTTGTTTCGCTGGACGAAGCCCTGAAAGACGACGCCTACCGTTCGGCGGATCGTTACATCGGTAAAGGCGGCATCTCGTGGATCCACCGCTGGGCCCTGACGCGGGGAAAAAAGGGAGCGTTCTTCAAGGGCGAACCGGAAGTTCCGGCCTCAATTACCCAACTGGCCGAAGAAAAGTAA
- a CDS encoding Crp/Fnr family transcriptional regulator: MPERLLNHLTRFVTVPAEDHARIVPFFRPITLAKKENLVEAGQLCRANYFVLKGYLRMFFVNEKGVEHTTQFALENWWLTDDMAFQQRRITNFYIQAVEKTEVLAIDFQAQEELCAQFPQLERYFRLIYQKAYAAAQLRIRYLYDFSREELYHHFHDRYPDFVQRVPQYLLASFLGFTPEYLSEIRKKKRS, encoded by the coding sequence ATGCCAGAACGACTTCTGAATCACCTGACCCGATTTGTAACCGTACCGGCTGAAGACCACGCCAGGATCGTGCCTTTTTTCCGGCCCATAACGCTGGCCAAAAAAGAAAACCTGGTGGAAGCCGGGCAACTCTGCCGGGCGAATTACTTCGTGTTGAAAGGCTATCTGCGGATGTTCTTTGTAAACGAAAAAGGCGTGGAACACACCACCCAGTTTGCCCTCGAAAACTGGTGGCTGACGGACGACATGGCTTTCCAGCAACGCCGAATCACGAATTTCTACATTCAGGCCGTGGAAAAAACCGAGGTGCTGGCCATCGATTTTCAGGCCCAGGAAGAGCTTTGCGCGCAGTTTCCCCAACTCGAACGGTATTTCCGACTGATTTATCAGAAAGCCTACGCGGCTGCTCAGCTTCGCATCAGGTATCTGTACGATTTTTCGCGGGAGGAGCTGTACCACCACTTTCATGACCGCTATCCCGATTTCGTCCAGCGCGTTCCGCAGTATCTGCTGGCGTCGTTTTTGGGTTTCACGCCCGAATACCTCAGCGAAATCAGGAAGAAAAAGCGTTCTTAA
- a CDS encoding carboxymuconolactone decarboxylase family protein, translating into MEKRINIQVIEPQAFKAMYGLEGYLQTAQLTKTHKDLIKIRASQLNGCAFCIDMHTKEALKAGETPQRIFLLNAWKETELFTEEEKVILALTEQVTLIHQNGVTADLYQQAEKLFDSHYLAQIIMAIVTINAWNRIAISTHLELGK; encoded by the coding sequence ATGGAAAAGCGAATTAACATTCAGGTTATTGAACCCCAGGCGTTTAAGGCCATGTATGGGCTGGAAGGGTATCTGCAAACCGCCCAATTGACCAAAACGCACAAGGACCTGATCAAAATCCGGGCATCCCAACTCAACGGCTGCGCCTTCTGCATTGATATGCACACGAAAGAAGCCCTGAAAGCCGGCGAAACCCCGCAGCGGATTTTTCTGCTGAACGCCTGGAAGGAGACCGAGCTGTTCACCGAAGAGGAAAAAGTGATTCTGGCCCTAACGGAGCAGGTCACGCTGATTCATCAGAACGGCGTGACGGCTGACCTCTATCAGCAGGCTGAAAAACTGTTTGATAGTCACTATCTGGCGCAGATCATCATGGCCATCGTTACCATCAATGCCTGGAACCGGATTGCCATCAGTACGCACCTGGAATTGGGCAAATAA
- a CDS encoding CPBP family intramembrane glutamic endopeptidase, whose amino-acid sequence MRNLIRYLREHLKADFRVDLYALAALFLAVCISINYYLDLEDSYIDAYRGDNIRIVFYFLLYAFAYYSGVGLWTRFHGRPDIWRRRDFWIYSLFGLTIYSWYAGYYGFNEWSHAVFNDQIYAFAFYCLRNLQSLMTVILPLVLFYRFVEKESNGFYGMRPKWKGLQIYFILLLCMVPLITYASFQPSFLESYPTYRDTNANEFFNVPEWVTALVYELAYGWDFVPTELMFRGFLVIGMAQILGRGAVLPMVITYAFIHFGKPPGETISSIFGGYILGVIALQTRSIWGGIIIHLGVAWLMELAAFVQLGLEK is encoded by the coding sequence ATGCGCAACCTTATCCGCTACCTTCGCGAACACCTGAAAGCCGATTTCCGCGTTGATCTCTACGCCCTGGCGGCCCTGTTTCTGGCCGTTTGCATCAGCATCAATTATTACCTGGACCTCGAAGACAGTTACATCGACGCTTACCGGGGCGACAACATCCGGATCGTATTTTATTTTTTGCTGTACGCGTTTGCCTATTACTCCGGCGTGGGGTTGTGGACCCGTTTTCACGGGCGGCCGGACATCTGGCGACGGCGGGATTTCTGGATATACAGCCTGTTTGGTTTAACTATTTACAGTTGGTATGCCGGTTATTACGGCTTCAACGAATGGAGCCATGCCGTTTTTAACGACCAGATTTACGCGTTTGCCTTCTACTGCCTGCGCAATTTGCAGTCGCTGATGACAGTCATTCTGCCGCTTGTGCTGTTCTACCGGTTTGTGGAGAAAGAATCCAACGGTTTTTACGGGATGCGTCCCAAATGGAAAGGGCTGCAGATTTACTTCATTCTGTTGTTGTGCATGGTACCGCTGATTACCTACGCATCGTTTCAGCCGTCGTTTCTGGAATCGTACCCCACCTACCGCGACACGAATGCCAACGAATTTTTCAACGTACCGGAATGGGTAACGGCCCTGGTTTACGAACTGGCCTACGGCTGGGATTTTGTGCCCACGGAACTGATGTTTCGCGGTTTTCTGGTCATCGGAATGGCGCAGATTCTGGGGCGGGGGGCGGTACTGCCCATGGTGATTACCTACGCGTTTATTCACTTCGGCAAGCCGCCCGGCGAAACCATCAGCTCCATTTTTGGCGGCTACATTCTCGGCGTCATTGCGCTCCAGACCCGCAGCATCTGGGGCGGTATCATCATCCACCTCGGTGTGGCCTGGCTGATGGAACTGGCGGCTTTTGTTCAGCTGGGGCTGGAAAAATAA
- the mog gene encoding molybdopterin adenylyltransferase, protein MATQIRIGVINVSDRASAGIYEDIPGKAVVGLLTKYLNCAWEPVYRVIPDEQPQLEATLTELADTEGCCLVVTTGGTGPARRDVTPEATEAVCQKMLPGFGELMRQESLKYVPTAILSRQTAGIRNQTLIVNLPGKPTAIEQCLSVVFPAIPYCIDLIGGPYLTTHEDVMKVFRPKSS, encoded by the coding sequence ATGGCAACCCAAATTCGCATTGGCGTAATCAACGTGTCCGACCGGGCCAGCGCGGGCATTTACGAAGACATTCCCGGCAAAGCCGTGGTCGGTTTACTGACGAAATACCTGAACTGCGCGTGGGAACCGGTCTACCGCGTCATTCCCGATGAGCAGCCCCAACTGGAAGCCACCCTGACGGAGTTGGCCGACACGGAAGGCTGCTGTCTGGTGGTGACCACGGGCGGAACCGGCCCGGCCCGGCGCGACGTGACCCCCGAAGCCACCGAAGCCGTCTGCCAAAAGATGCTGCCGGGATTCGGAGAGCTGATGCGGCAGGAAAGCCTGAAGTATGTGCCGACGGCCATTTTGTCGCGCCAGACCGCCGGTATTCGCAACCAGACCCTGATTGTCAATCTGCCCGGTAAACCCACGGCCATCGAGCAATGCCTGTCGGTCGTTTTTCCGGCGATTCCGTACTGCATCGACCTGATCGGCGGCCCTTACCTGACCACGCACGAAGACGTAATGAAAGTTTTCCGGCCCAAGTCAAGCTAA
- a CDS encoding M81 family metallopeptidase yields MKQLFLGLVACFFSIYSGVAQSNTTAGQKPLPRVAIAGLGIESSTFSPAVTLEPAFHARYGPEVFNAYPFMMPVSPLRKQALWLPAVVGKSLPGGAVTREAYESLVNQTLDTLKKYGPYDGLYFDIHGAMSVQGLDDPEGDFLIRIRKVVGYKTLISTSMDLHGNVSWRLAQNTDLMTCYRLAPHEDAMQTKERAVVNLLERLKSGKGKPAYKAWIPIPILLPGEKTSTRIEPGKSLYQQVAPLADKQEGIVDAAIWIGYAWADEPRNHAVVMAVGDDKAKVTQTAEKLARDFWNVRTQFDFVAPTGTLDESLAQALTSPKHPFFISDTGDNPTAGGAGDVTWTLTQILARPEFRRADGPSLIYASIPDPELVKKAMAVGVGGQVEGKAGANVDARFAPPVPLKGTVESIVKGDKDAEVEVVVKVGSVHVIVTQKRKPYHKEADFTRLGLAPRKADIVVVKIGYLEPELYNMQAGWIMALTPGGVDQDLFRLPYKRIQRPMFPLDKDMKDPDLSARFVPLSGDAK; encoded by the coding sequence ATGAAACAGCTTTTCTTAGGCCTTGTCGCCTGTTTTTTCAGCATTTACTCGGGCGTTGCCCAGTCGAACACTACCGCCGGGCAGAAGCCGTTACCCCGCGTTGCCATTGCCGGTCTGGGCATTGAATCCAGCACGTTTTCCCCGGCCGTTACGCTTGAGCCCGCTTTTCACGCCCGTTACGGTCCGGAGGTGTTCAACGCTTACCCATTTATGATGCCCGTATCGCCCCTGCGCAAACAGGCGCTCTGGCTGCCTGCCGTGGTGGGTAAATCCCTGCCGGGCGGGGCTGTAACGCGGGAAGCCTACGAATCGCTGGTGAATCAGACGCTGGATACGCTTAAAAAATACGGGCCTTACGACGGCCTGTACTTCGATATTCACGGCGCCATGAGCGTTCAGGGCCTGGACGATCCGGAAGGAGATTTTCTGATCCGGATCCGGAAAGTTGTTGGCTACAAGACGCTTATTTCCACGTCGATGGACTTGCACGGGAACGTGTCGTGGCGGCTGGCGCAAAATACTGACCTGATGACGTGCTACCGGCTGGCTCCGCACGAAGATGCCATGCAGACCAAGGAGCGCGCCGTGGTTAACCTGCTGGAGCGGCTTAAAAGCGGTAAAGGCAAACCGGCCTATAAAGCCTGGATTCCCATTCCGATCCTGTTGCCGGGCGAAAAAACCAGCACCCGCATCGAACCGGGCAAGAGCCTCTACCAGCAAGTAGCTCCCCTGGCCGACAAGCAGGAGGGAATTGTGGACGCGGCTATCTGGATTGGTTACGCCTGGGCCGACGAGCCGCGCAACCACGCCGTGGTCATGGCCGTTGGTGACGATAAAGCCAAGGTAACCCAGACGGCCGAAAAGCTGGCCCGGGATTTCTGGAACGTCCGTACTCAGTTTGATTTTGTAGCTCCTACGGGCACGCTGGATGAGTCACTGGCCCAGGCCCTGACCAGCCCCAAACATCCGTTCTTCATCAGCGATACCGGCGACAACCCGACGGCGGGCGGAGCGGGCGATGTTACCTGGACGCTCACGCAGATTCTGGCGCGTCCGGAATTTCGGCGGGCCGACGGTCCTTCGCTCATTTACGCGTCGATTCCCGATCCGGAACTGGTGAAAAAAGCGATGGCGGTTGGCGTTGGCGGGCAGGTGGAAGGCAAGGCGGGAGCGAACGTAGACGCCCGGTTTGCGCCCCCGGTTCCGCTCAAAGGTACGGTTGAGTCCATCGTCAAGGGCGACAAAGATGCCGAGGTCGAAGTGGTTGTGAAAGTGGGCAGCGTTCACGTCATTGTCACCCAGAAACGCAAACCGTACCACAAGGAAGCCGACTTCACCCGGCTGGGGCTGGCTCCGCGGAAAGCCGACATTGTGGTTGTGAAAATCGGCTACCTCGAACCCGAACTCTACAACATGCAGGCGGGTTGGATCATGGCCCTGACCCCCGGCGGAGTCGATCAGGACTTGTTTCGGTTGCCCTACAAGCGAATCCAGCGGCCGATGTTTCCGCTCGATAAAGACATGAAAGACCCCGATTTGTCGGCCCGGTTTGTGCCGTTGTCGGGAGACGCAAAGTAA